A genomic stretch from Arachis stenosperma cultivar V10309 chromosome 3, arast.V10309.gnm1.PFL2, whole genome shotgun sequence includes:
- the LOC130970211 gene encoding agamous-like MADS-box protein MADS4 produces the protein MGRGRVELKRIENKINRQVTFAKRRNGLLKKAYELSVLCDAEVALIIFSNRGKLYEFCSSSSMLKTLERYQKCNYGAPETNVSTREALELSSQQEYLKLKARYEALQRSQRNLMGEDLGPLSSKELESLERQLDSSLKLIRSTRTQFMLDQLSELQRKEHLLSEANRALRQRQLEGYQINPMQLNPGGVDDMGYARHPPQPQPDPLFQQLDCEPTLQIGYQPDPVSVVTAGPSMGNYMGGWLP, from the exons atgggaAGGGGAAGGGTAGAGTTGAAGAGAATTGAGAACAAGATCAACAGGCAAGTGACCTTTGCAAAGAGAAGAAACGGGCTACTGAAGAAGGCGTATGAGCTTTCAGTTCTTTGTGATGCTGAGGTTGCTCTCATCATCTTCTCCAATAGGGGAAAACTGTACGAGTTTTGCAGCAGTTCAAG CATGCTGAAAACACTAGAGAGGTATCAGAAATGTAACTATGGAGCACCGGAAACTAATGTGTCAACTAGGGAAGCCTTG GAATTAAGCAGTCAACAAGAATACTTGAAGCTGAAGGCACGTTATGAAGCGCTACAAAGGTCCCAGAG AAACCTGATGGGAGAAGATCTTGGCCCTCTAAGCAGCAAAGAGCTGGAGTCACTGGAAAGGCAGCTAGATTCGTCGTTGAAGCTAATCAGATCCACAAGG ACCCAATTCATGCTGGATCAGCTATCGGAACTTCAACGTAAG GAACACTTGCTAAGTGAGGCTAACAGGGCTCTCAGACAAAGG CAGTTGGAAGGGTATCAAATAAATCCAATGCAGCTGAATCCTGGTGGTGTTGATGATATGGGATATGCCCGCCATCCACCTCAACCTCAGCCCGATCCTCTTTTCCAGCAATTGGATTGTGAGCCTACCTTACAAATTGG ATATCAGCCTGATCCAGTATCAGTGGTGACGGCAGGCCCAAGCATGGGCAATTACATGGGAGGATGGCTACCATAG
- the LOC130969178 gene encoding uncharacterized protein LOC130969178, producing the protein MTRREHQDQQSRVLCELSALVFSLLRNPLPGHLALPDGGPASVVPVPPSASAYRRAPEITPAGFASLLLGISVALMLCGSVTFLIGFMLMPWVLGLVMVFYVAGIVSTLSLLGRSLLCFLTPRKDVPEWKLL; encoded by the exons ATGACGAGGAGAGAGCATCAAGATCAACAATCCCGTGTTCTGTGCGAGCTGTCGGCCCTAGTTTTCAGCCTCCTGAGGAACCCGCTGCCAGGCCACCTGGCCCTCCCTGACGGTGGTCCGGCATCGGTGGTGCCTGTGCCGCCCTCTGCATCGGCGTATAGGAGGGCCCCAGAGATAACGCCGGCGGGATTCGCGTCGCTTTTGCTGGGGATATCGGTGGCGCTGATGCTGTGCGGATCGGTGACGTTCTTGATAGGGTTCATGCTGATGCCTTGGGTTCTTGGCTTGGTTATGGTGTTCTACGTTGCCGGCATCGTTTCCACGCTTTCCCTTCTAGGCCGttctcttctttgttttctAACGCCTCGCAAGGATGTTCCTG AGTGGAAACTTTTGTGA